The proteins below come from a single Chelmon rostratus isolate fCheRos1 chromosome 12, fCheRos1.pri, whole genome shotgun sequence genomic window:
- the LOC121615316 gene encoding serine/arginine-rich splicing factor 11-like isoform X1 yields MNYTTKVVQVTNVSPSTTSEQMRTLFGFLGTIEELKLFPPDDSPMPVTSRVCFVKFQEPESVGVSQHLTNTVFVDRALIVVPFAEGSIPDEAKALSLLAPANAVAGILPGGGLLPTPNPIPNPPMGGNPFGAPNMDAMAAFGFAGPNMNPQAADQLLKFMTDPKLNPLAAGLNLNASLKADASNKEIEEAMKRVREAQSLISAAIEPGNKESNKKRTQSRSRSRRRRSRSRSRHRRTRSKSRRRSSSRNRRRSKSPRRKGTYSRDRSRRSQSRSRDRKRDDSGRRRSKTPPKSYSTARRSRSQSRRHRRSRSGSRSPKRRNSRSPSPRRHKKEKKRDKERDRKSDKEHSREEREHSTSKKKKSKDKERERERKSDGEKGDVKITRDYDEEEQGYDSEKEREGRKDSDDSALSPQSVEGNGTARPVKAKVNGADDHHEEDMDVSD; encoded by the exons ATGAACTACACCACGAAGGTGGTCCAGGTGACCAATGTGTCGCCAAGCACAACATCGGAGCAGATGAGAACACTGTTCGGCTTTTTGGGAACCATCGAAGAGCTTAAGTTATTTCCACCAGA TGATTCTCCAATGCCGGTGACGTCGCGGGTGTGCTTTGTGAAGTTCCAGGAGCCAGAGTCTGTTGGAGTGTCTCAACATCTGAccaacactgtgtttgttgaCAGAGCGTTGATCGTGGTCCCGTTCGCTGAAG GATCTATTCCAGATGAGGCTAAAGCTTTGTCACTGTTGGCGCCCGCAAATGCTGTTGCAGGAATTCTGCCAGGAGGAGGACTTCTTCCAACGCCCAATCCCATCCCCAATCCACCT ATGGGAGGGAACCCTTTCGGTGCTCCGAACATGGATGCAATGGCTGCGTTTGGATTTGCAGGCCCCAATATGAATCCCCAG GCTGCGGATCAGCTCTTAAAGTTCATGACAGATCCAAA ACTGAATCCTCTGGCTGCAGGCTTAAACCTGAATGCAAGCCTGAAGGCTGACGCATCAAACAAAGAAATCGAAGAGGCCATGAAGAGAGTCAGAGAGGCCCAGTCGCTCATTTCTGCTGCAATCGAGCCTGGAA aTAAGGAGAGCAATAAGAAGCGCACTCAGTCTCGGTCCAGGTCCAGAAGGAGGAGGTCCCGATCACGTTCGAGACACAG GAGAACCAGGAGCAAATCCCGGCGACGGTCGAGCTCCAGAAATCGGAGGCGCTCCAAAAGCCCACGCAGGAAGGGCACCTACTCTAGAGACCGAAGCAGGCGATCTCAGAGCAGATCCAG agatagaaagagagatgaTTCAGGGAGGAGAAGATCCAAAACACCACCAAAAAGCTACAGCACTGCCAGGAGGTCCCGCAGCCAGAGCCG GAGGCACAGGAGAAGTCGAAGCGGCAGCCGCTCTCCTAAAAGGAGAAACTCCAGGTCTCCGTCTCCTCGAAG acacaagaaggaaaagaagagggatAAGGAAAGGGACCGCAAGAGTGATAAAGAACACAGTCGCGAGGAACGTGAACACTCCAccagcaagaaaaagaaaagcaaagacaaagaacGAGAGCGGGAGAGGAAATCCGATGGCGAGAAGGGAGATGTCAAG ATCACCAGGGATTATGATGAAGAAGAACAAGGCTACGACAGCGAGAAGGAGCGCGAGGGCAGGAAGGATTCTGACGACTCTGCTTTGTCTCCTCAGTCTGTAGAGGGAAACGGCACAGCGAGGCCTGTGAAGGCCAAGGTTAACGGAGCTGACGATCACCATGAAGAGGACATGGATGTCAGCGATTAA
- the LOC121615316 gene encoding serine/arginine-rich splicing factor 11-like isoform X3 translates to MGGNPFGAPNMDAMAAFGFAGPNMNPQAADQLLKFMTDPKLNPLAAGLNLNASLKADASNKEIEEAMKRVREAQSLISAAIEPGNKESNKKRTQSRSRSRRRRSRSRSRHRRTRSKSRRRSSSRNRRRSKSPRRKGTYSRDRSRRSQSRSRDRKRDDSGRRRSKTPPKSYSTARRSRSQSRRHRRSRSGSRSPKRRNSRSPSPRRHKKEKKRDKERDRKSDKEHSREEREHSTSKKKKSKDKERERERKSDGEKGDVKITRDYDEEEQGYDSEKEREGRKDSDDSALSPQSVEGNGTARPVKAKVNGADDHHEEDMDVSD, encoded by the exons ATGGGAGGGAACCCTTTCGGTGCTCCGAACATGGATGCAATGGCTGCGTTTGGATTTGCAGGCCCCAATATGAATCCCCAG GCTGCGGATCAGCTCTTAAAGTTCATGACAGATCCAAA ACTGAATCCTCTGGCTGCAGGCTTAAACCTGAATGCAAGCCTGAAGGCTGACGCATCAAACAAAGAAATCGAAGAGGCCATGAAGAGAGTCAGAGAGGCCCAGTCGCTCATTTCTGCTGCAATCGAGCCTGGAA aTAAGGAGAGCAATAAGAAGCGCACTCAGTCTCGGTCCAGGTCCAGAAGGAGGAGGTCCCGATCACGTTCGAGACACAG GAGAACCAGGAGCAAATCCCGGCGACGGTCGAGCTCCAGAAATCGGAGGCGCTCCAAAAGCCCACGCAGGAAGGGCACCTACTCTAGAGACCGAAGCAGGCGATCTCAGAGCAGATCCAG agatagaaagagagatgaTTCAGGGAGGAGAAGATCCAAAACACCACCAAAAAGCTACAGCACTGCCAGGAGGTCCCGCAGCCAGAGCCG GAGGCACAGGAGAAGTCGAAGCGGCAGCCGCTCTCCTAAAAGGAGAAACTCCAGGTCTCCGTCTCCTCGAAG acacaagaaggaaaagaagagggatAAGGAAAGGGACCGCAAGAGTGATAAAGAACACAGTCGCGAGGAACGTGAACACTCCAccagcaagaaaaagaaaagcaaagacaaagaacGAGAGCGGGAGAGGAAATCCGATGGCGAGAAGGGAGATGTCAAG ATCACCAGGGATTATGATGAAGAAGAACAAGGCTACGACAGCGAGAAGGAGCGCGAGGGCAGGAAGGATTCTGACGACTCTGCTTTGTCTCCTCAGTCTGTAGAGGGAAACGGCACAGCGAGGCCTGTGAAGGCCAAGGTTAACGGAGCTGACGATCACCATGAAGAGGACATGGATGTCAGCGATTAA
- the LOC121615316 gene encoding serine/arginine-rich splicing factor 11-like isoform X2: MNYTTKVVQVTNVSPSTTSEQMRTLFGFLGTIEELKLFPPDDSPMPVTSRVCFVKFQEPESVGVSQHLTNTVFVDRALIVVPFAEGSIPDEAKALSLLAPANAVAGILPGGGLLPTPNPIPNPPMGGNPFGAPNMDAMAAFGFAGPNMNPQAADQLLKFMTDPKLNPLAAGLNLNASLKADASNKEIEEAMKRVREAQSLISAAIEPGNKESNKKRTQSRSRSRRRRSRSRSRHRRTRSKSRRRSSSRNRRRSKSPRRKGTYSRDRSRRSQSRSRDRKRDDSGRRRSKTPPKSYSTARRSRSQSRRHRRSRSGSRSPKRRNSRSPSPRRHKKEKKRDKERDRKSDKEHSREEREHSTSKKKKSKDKERERERKSDGEKGDVKSVEGNGTARPVKAKVNGADDHHEEDMDVSD, encoded by the exons ATGAACTACACCACGAAGGTGGTCCAGGTGACCAATGTGTCGCCAAGCACAACATCGGAGCAGATGAGAACACTGTTCGGCTTTTTGGGAACCATCGAAGAGCTTAAGTTATTTCCACCAGA TGATTCTCCAATGCCGGTGACGTCGCGGGTGTGCTTTGTGAAGTTCCAGGAGCCAGAGTCTGTTGGAGTGTCTCAACATCTGAccaacactgtgtttgttgaCAGAGCGTTGATCGTGGTCCCGTTCGCTGAAG GATCTATTCCAGATGAGGCTAAAGCTTTGTCACTGTTGGCGCCCGCAAATGCTGTTGCAGGAATTCTGCCAGGAGGAGGACTTCTTCCAACGCCCAATCCCATCCCCAATCCACCT ATGGGAGGGAACCCTTTCGGTGCTCCGAACATGGATGCAATGGCTGCGTTTGGATTTGCAGGCCCCAATATGAATCCCCAG GCTGCGGATCAGCTCTTAAAGTTCATGACAGATCCAAA ACTGAATCCTCTGGCTGCAGGCTTAAACCTGAATGCAAGCCTGAAGGCTGACGCATCAAACAAAGAAATCGAAGAGGCCATGAAGAGAGTCAGAGAGGCCCAGTCGCTCATTTCTGCTGCAATCGAGCCTGGAA aTAAGGAGAGCAATAAGAAGCGCACTCAGTCTCGGTCCAGGTCCAGAAGGAGGAGGTCCCGATCACGTTCGAGACACAG GAGAACCAGGAGCAAATCCCGGCGACGGTCGAGCTCCAGAAATCGGAGGCGCTCCAAAAGCCCACGCAGGAAGGGCACCTACTCTAGAGACCGAAGCAGGCGATCTCAGAGCAGATCCAG agatagaaagagagatgaTTCAGGGAGGAGAAGATCCAAAACACCACCAAAAAGCTACAGCACTGCCAGGAGGTCCCGCAGCCAGAGCCG GAGGCACAGGAGAAGTCGAAGCGGCAGCCGCTCTCCTAAAAGGAGAAACTCCAGGTCTCCGTCTCCTCGAAG acacaagaaggaaaagaagagggatAAGGAAAGGGACCGCAAGAGTGATAAAGAACACAGTCGCGAGGAACGTGAACACTCCAccagcaagaaaaagaaaagcaaagacaaagaacGAGAGCGGGAGAGGAAATCCGATGGCGAGAAGGGAGATGTCAAG TCTGTAGAGGGAAACGGCACAGCGAGGCCTGTGAAGGCCAAGGTTAACGGAGCTGACGATCACCATGAAGAGGACATGGATGTCAGCGATTAA